One part of the Astatotilapia calliptera chromosome 9, fAstCal1.2, whole genome shotgun sequence genome encodes these proteins:
- the spice1 gene encoding spindle and centriole-associated protein 1 isoform X2 encodes MSFVRVGRPQQHAKGKRPVRPKKAAAQRREWVSTVNDLSVHKLTPAELSHRHELHKSHNKAAAQWELKEKALKRRLRHAGSPAPLDQASLSIIREVFSDQLLLQDVLARSDKALAVVKDLFGDAPRRHTGHPRVTVAPNCDSDSELPVLQRPDRPTHLSLLSQSMMDQEALNELEASEDDHRDDARPSTSSEYHVIRRVNVQKMKAQPRARVSQQHKGHHHSCHRGDKDNSPVTPCTSDRAPAQRALNATVAVQRVRSRQSQSEDAREETSVLVSQVLNSEPPQSKSDWIGNHTSRGRKCVSQGSELDGSSVASLSGDQSSLGLLQAMLGQVESDLDALSPDTAPTSAQSPKKHRTQSLTGFSVALVSTLGRLVHLLKKREDEAQEAAQERRKLEEELKAQQRLIDALTAETMTLREEATTLQAGLQQRTAELERKLDTVVLAMGGLGLLSEHSGQTPHSEVKVAGCQSATGAERVPVSSAVLLSPPQQRDHFQHVPATCPAPPHQQLPAADLLLSYGDLRAHSSDSSLSSLSLVQLPSASSLSLTSDPLRSQRSPGTVLAEIAQLSKETDLIRAQLSQAKGLGSGVRESLDSGNERRGSSCSSTGRVTPQSAAESRMSGSSCKERRSQHVWTPEEQQLTQQATSPNTFSENSVEQRLLELNRQSAAARGRLLEIIEQQKQSVSARVSPSISPIPASAFSPNPESTKRLEASELLPERELRSHSGGGEGERSTLNRHKVMMSGRRTD; translated from the exons ATGTCGTTTGTGAGAGTGGGGCGTCCACAGCAGCACGCCAAAGGAAAAAGGCCTGTTCGCCCCAAGAAGGCAGCAGCTCAAAGAAGAGAGTGGGTG AGCACTGTCAACGACCTCTCTGTGCACAAGCTGACACCTGCGGAGCTG AGTCATCGGCATGAGCTCCACAAGTCTCACAAcaaagcagcagctcagtgGGAGCTGAAAGAGAAAGCCCTGAAACGACGTCTCAGGCACGCAGGGAGCCCTGCACCCCTGGACCAGGCCAGTCTCAGCATCATCAGGGAG GTTTTCTCtgatcagctgctgctgcaggatgTGTTGGCCCGTTCTGACAAAGCCCTGGCTGTGGTCAAAGACCTGTTTGGAGATGCTCCACGCAGGCACACCG GACACCCCAGAGTGACTGTGGCTCCAAACTGTGACTCTGACTCAGAACTGCCTGTTCTTCAAAGACCAGATCGTCCAACTCATCTGTCTCTCCTCAGCCAGTCAATGATGGAtcaagag GCTCTTAATGAACTGGAAGCTTCAGAGGACGACCACAGAGACGATGCCCGTCCTTCAACCAGTTCAGAGTATCATGTAATCCGAAG GGTCAATGTACAAAAAATGAAGGCGCAGCCTCGGGCTAGAGTGTCACAGCAACACAAAGGTCATCATCACAGCTGTCACCGTGGAGACAAGGATAATAGTCCCGTGACACCCTGTACATCAGACAGGGCAccagctcagagag CTCTCAATGCCACCGTGGCTGTTCAGCGTGTTCGGTCCAGACAGAGTCAGTCGGAGGACGCCAGAGAGGAAACATCAGTCCTGGTTTCTCAGGTTCTTAATTCTGAACCGCCTCAGAGCAAGTCAG ACTGGATCGGTAATCACACCAGCAGAGGCAGGAAGTGTGTTTCCCAGGGTTCAGAGCTGGACGGCTCCTCTGTTGCCTCTCTCAGCGGGGATCAGTCCAGTCTGGGCCTGCTGCAGGCCATGTTGGGTCAGGTGGAGTCGGATTTGGACGCACTGAGCCCTGATACAGCACCAACATCTGCACAGAGTCCCAAAAAGCACAGAACACAAAGCCTTACTGGATTTTCTGTGGCCTTGGTCTCTACACTGGGACGTTTGGTGCACCTCCTTAAAAAG AGGGAAGATGAAGCTCAGGAGGCGGCACAGGAGAGGAGAAAACTGGAGGAGGAGCTGAAAGCGCAGCAGAGGCTCATTGATGCTCTCACTGCTGAAACCATGACTCTGAGAGAGGAGGCTACAACCCTGCAG GCAGGGTTACAGCAGCGGACAGCAGAGCTGGAGCGGAAGTtggacacagtggtgttggcgATGGGAGGGCTCGGACTGCTGAGTGAACACAGTGGCCAAACCCCACACTCTGAGGTTAAAGTTGCAG GCTGTCAGTCTGCGACGGGTGCTGAGCGAGTACCTGTTTCTTCTGCCGTCCTCCTCTCACCACCTCAACAGCGGGACCACTTTCAGCATGTTCCTG CAACTTGTCCTGCGCCACCGCACCAGCAGCTTCCTGCTGCGGATCTCCTGCTCTCCTATGGGGACCTCCGCGCTCACAGCTCAGACTCTAGTCTCAGCAGTCTGTCCCTAGTTCAGCTTCCCTCTGCTTCCTCGCTatcgctgacctctgaccctcttCGCTCACAGAGGTCTCCGGGCACAGTGCTAGCTGAGATTGCTCAGCTGAGCAAAGAGACCGATCTTATCAGGGCTCAACTCAGCCAGGCAAAGGGCCTCGGGTCAGGGGTCAGAGAATCGCTCGACAGTGGCAATGAGAGAAGAGGGTCGAGCTGCAGCAGCACCGGGAGAGTAACACCTCAGAGCGCTGCAGAGAGCAGGATGTCCGGGTCCAGCTGTAAAGAGAGGCGGAGCCAGCATGTGTGGACTCCTGAAGAACAACAGCTGACTCAACAG gCAACATCACCCAACACTTTCAGTGAAAACAGCGTGGAGCAACGCCTCCTGGAGCTGAACAGGCAGAGCGCTGCAGCCCGAGGTCGGCTGCTGGAAATAATCGAGCAACAGAAGCAAAGTGTTTCAGCCAGAGTCTCTCCCTCTATCTCCCCGATCCCAGCTTCTGCCTTCAGCCCGAATCCAGAATCCA CGAAACGCCTGGAGGCATCAGAGCTGCTGCCCGAGCGAGAGCTCCGGTCACACAGTGGTGGCGGTGAGGGTGAGAGGAG CACCTTAAACAGACACAAAGTGATGATGTCAGGaagaagaactgactga
- the spice1 gene encoding spindle and centriole-associated protein 1 isoform X1, translated as MSFVRVGRPQQHAKGKRPVRPKKAAAQRREWVSTVNDLSVHKLTPAELSHRHELHKSHNKAAAQWELKEKALKRRLRHAGSPAPLDQASLSIIREVFSDQLLLQDVLARSDKALAVVKDLFGDAPRRHTGHPRVTVAPNCDSDSELPVLQRPDRPTHLSLLSQSMMDQEALNELEASEDDHRDDARPSTSSEYHVIRRVNVQKMKAQPRARVSQQHKGHHHSCHRGDKDNSPVTPCTSDRAPAQRALNATVAVQRVRSRQSQSEDAREETSVLVSQVLNSEPPQSKSDWIGNHTSRGRKCVSQGSELDGSSVASLSGDQSSLGLLQAMLGQVESDLDALSPDTAPTSAQSPKKHRTQSLTGFSVALVSTLGRLVHLLKKREDEAQEAAQERRKLEEELKAQQRLIDALTAETMTLREEATTLQAGLQQRTAELERKLDTVVLAMGGLGLLSEHSGQTPHSEVKVAGCQSATGAERVPVSSAVLLSPPQQRDHFQHVPATCPAPPHQQLPAADLLLSYGDLRAHSSDSSLSSLSLVQLPSASSLSLTSDPLRSQRSPGTVLAEIAQLSKETDLIRAQLSQAKGLGSGVRESLDSGNERRGSSCSSTGRVTPQSAAESRMSGSSCKERRSQHVWTPEEQQLTQQATSPNTFSENSVEQRLLELNRQSAAARGRLLEIIEQQKQSVSARVSPSISPIPASAFSPNPESTKRLEASELLPERELRSHSGGGEGERRFAGSDASSHSFERETRDGKTQMDKERAREGWFALSAHVR; from the exons ATGTCGTTTGTGAGAGTGGGGCGTCCACAGCAGCACGCCAAAGGAAAAAGGCCTGTTCGCCCCAAGAAGGCAGCAGCTCAAAGAAGAGAGTGGGTG AGCACTGTCAACGACCTCTCTGTGCACAAGCTGACACCTGCGGAGCTG AGTCATCGGCATGAGCTCCACAAGTCTCACAAcaaagcagcagctcagtgGGAGCTGAAAGAGAAAGCCCTGAAACGACGTCTCAGGCACGCAGGGAGCCCTGCACCCCTGGACCAGGCCAGTCTCAGCATCATCAGGGAG GTTTTCTCtgatcagctgctgctgcaggatgTGTTGGCCCGTTCTGACAAAGCCCTGGCTGTGGTCAAAGACCTGTTTGGAGATGCTCCACGCAGGCACACCG GACACCCCAGAGTGACTGTGGCTCCAAACTGTGACTCTGACTCAGAACTGCCTGTTCTTCAAAGACCAGATCGTCCAACTCATCTGTCTCTCCTCAGCCAGTCAATGATGGAtcaagag GCTCTTAATGAACTGGAAGCTTCAGAGGACGACCACAGAGACGATGCCCGTCCTTCAACCAGTTCAGAGTATCATGTAATCCGAAG GGTCAATGTACAAAAAATGAAGGCGCAGCCTCGGGCTAGAGTGTCACAGCAACACAAAGGTCATCATCACAGCTGTCACCGTGGAGACAAGGATAATAGTCCCGTGACACCCTGTACATCAGACAGGGCAccagctcagagag CTCTCAATGCCACCGTGGCTGTTCAGCGTGTTCGGTCCAGACAGAGTCAGTCGGAGGACGCCAGAGAGGAAACATCAGTCCTGGTTTCTCAGGTTCTTAATTCTGAACCGCCTCAGAGCAAGTCAG ACTGGATCGGTAATCACACCAGCAGAGGCAGGAAGTGTGTTTCCCAGGGTTCAGAGCTGGACGGCTCCTCTGTTGCCTCTCTCAGCGGGGATCAGTCCAGTCTGGGCCTGCTGCAGGCCATGTTGGGTCAGGTGGAGTCGGATTTGGACGCACTGAGCCCTGATACAGCACCAACATCTGCACAGAGTCCCAAAAAGCACAGAACACAAAGCCTTACTGGATTTTCTGTGGCCTTGGTCTCTACACTGGGACGTTTGGTGCACCTCCTTAAAAAG AGGGAAGATGAAGCTCAGGAGGCGGCACAGGAGAGGAGAAAACTGGAGGAGGAGCTGAAAGCGCAGCAGAGGCTCATTGATGCTCTCACTGCTGAAACCATGACTCTGAGAGAGGAGGCTACAACCCTGCAG GCAGGGTTACAGCAGCGGACAGCAGAGCTGGAGCGGAAGTtggacacagtggtgttggcgATGGGAGGGCTCGGACTGCTGAGTGAACACAGTGGCCAAACCCCACACTCTGAGGTTAAAGTTGCAG GCTGTCAGTCTGCGACGGGTGCTGAGCGAGTACCTGTTTCTTCTGCCGTCCTCCTCTCACCACCTCAACAGCGGGACCACTTTCAGCATGTTCCTG CAACTTGTCCTGCGCCACCGCACCAGCAGCTTCCTGCTGCGGATCTCCTGCTCTCCTATGGGGACCTCCGCGCTCACAGCTCAGACTCTAGTCTCAGCAGTCTGTCCCTAGTTCAGCTTCCCTCTGCTTCCTCGCTatcgctgacctctgaccctcttCGCTCACAGAGGTCTCCGGGCACAGTGCTAGCTGAGATTGCTCAGCTGAGCAAAGAGACCGATCTTATCAGGGCTCAACTCAGCCAGGCAAAGGGCCTCGGGTCAGGGGTCAGAGAATCGCTCGACAGTGGCAATGAGAGAAGAGGGTCGAGCTGCAGCAGCACCGGGAGAGTAACACCTCAGAGCGCTGCAGAGAGCAGGATGTCCGGGTCCAGCTGTAAAGAGAGGCGGAGCCAGCATGTGTGGACTCCTGAAGAACAACAGCTGACTCAACAG gCAACATCACCCAACACTTTCAGTGAAAACAGCGTGGAGCAACGCCTCCTGGAGCTGAACAGGCAGAGCGCTGCAGCCCGAGGTCGGCTGCTGGAAATAATCGAGCAACAGAAGCAAAGTGTTTCAGCCAGAGTCTCTCCCTCTATCTCCCCGATCCCAGCTTCTGCCTTCAGCCCGAATCCAGAATCCA CGAAACGCCTGGAGGCATCAGAGCTGCTGCCCGAGCGAGAGCTCCGGTCACACAGTGGTGGCGGTGAGGGTGAGAGGAG GTTTGCTGGCTCTGATGCATCTTCTCACAGTTTTGAAAGAGAAACCAGGGATGGCAAAACAcag ATGGACAAGGAGAGAGCTCGAGAAGGCTGGTTTGCATTGTCTGCTCACGTGAGGTGA